Part of the Drosophila santomea strain STO CAGO 1482 chromosome 2L, Prin_Dsan_1.1, whole genome shotgun sequence genome is shown below.
gaaataacaaataacaaaataaaatatttaacagcaacgatgaatttaaaatattatttccatatttatttacgcgtttttttttattgtaacACGCAGTGTGAGCACTTAAAACCCAAAACATATAAAATCCAAttgtgtaaaataaaaaaaatattctgtgataaaaacttttgaacgagaatgttttaatttttaaacataaaagTTTATTTCTAGATTACAGTCTAAACGGCTGGCTTCTTTGGCAGCGACCCAAAGGCAGAGATGACGGTGCCCTTGGTGCCCGTAACCGTAGTGGTTAGAGCCGGAAGAGTGGGCTTACCAACTGTTGAAGAAGGTGCCGGCTGATCCCACTTGGATTTGCTGCAGTACGAAATCGAATTAAAAATGAACACAATAAGAATAGTAGATGTAAGGCATTCTTACCGCTTTTTGGCCTCCTCCTCGACTTTCCTGGCCAACGCAGTGGCCTGCTCCACCTTGTCCATGTCCTTGCGATCCTTCTGCCGCTTCACCATTTCCGTTTTCTGAACCGCTGCTAAGGACTCGTAGTAGGATTCCTCGCCCCACTGCAAAGGATCATAGATCTCGGGCGGATAGTTGGTACCGAACTCGTTAATGTCACAAAAGCTTATTAGTTTGTCATAGATGCTGGGATTGCGAAACTCCTTTCGATCTTGTATGACGCGATTCATATCCATATTAGTCTGGCTCATTTTTGTGTACATCTTAGTGATCTTGGCCACTAATTCTGCAGACGGTTTCCCCTTTGGTTCGGGTGGCAGCTGAAACTTGTACTTGGCGTACTTGGGATCCTTCTCGTAGCTCTCAGCCGTGCGTTCTTCGATCGGGAACCCCGCAGATTCCTCGTCCACCTCCATGGGGGTGTCTCCGTCCTTGGAACCACTACCAGCACTGCTTTTATCCTTGGCTTTGAGACTGT
Proteins encoded:
- the LOC120458642 gene encoding SAP30-binding protein yields the protein MAALASLTAQYTDSENEGDASPDSQNSTASQVIIPPKRPTPTPTKQDEETKRSKEKKKKRAKKVRRLVSYQDDTLISDEDEDRAAVSSSEEESSSGEESNSSNSQSGDSLKAKDKSSAGSGSKDGDTPMEVDEESAGFPIEERTAESYEKDPKYAKYKFQLPPEPKGKPSAELVAKITKMYTKMSQTNMDMNRVIQDRKEFRNPSIYDKLISFCDINEFGTNYPPEIYDPLQWGEESYYESLAAVQKTEMVKRQKDRKDMDKVEQATALARKVEEEAKKRKSKWDQPAPSSTVGKPTLPALTTTVTGTKGTVISAFGSLPKKPAV